From Rutidosis leptorrhynchoides isolate AG116_Rl617_1_P2 chromosome 3, CSIRO_AGI_Rlap_v1, whole genome shotgun sequence, a single genomic window includes:
- the LOC139902612 gene encoding uncharacterized protein yields the protein MEGSGSSEMEFADLEISSDSIDGSVMFHLVIDILGFVLFMHQQIPSILQDVSLEFDALNTEYKELEVILAQTEMKASQRRVEMGRKRQVKHGIRRLEKLMKTVASTQSALQMIFSEIPHVEAVVLVLGASPIRPRHVYELCFSHGQNVVSDACDFTRSKAAEGISRKVIRTLVSKGAGSDSYAGPSKLFLLVKAPSSFNMPLHFLPKRDFRYNKKIVPLRLRIKCRNQDRVFHPLNCVPSPADTNNIPDPNSNDFIWFQCRHVIKGLACKTSPEE from the exons ATGGAAGGATCAGGCAGCTCGGAGATGGAGTTCGCCGATCTGGAGATCTCATCGGACTCAATCGACGGTTCCGTCATGTTTCATCTCGTAATTGACATTCTAGGGTTTGTTCTTTTTATGCACCAACAGATCCCTTC GATTTTACAAGATGTGAGTCTTGAGTTTGATGCTCTCAATACAGAGTATAAAGAGTTG GAGGTTATTCTTGCACAAACCGAAATGAAAGCGTCTCAACGTAGAGTTGAAATGGGAAGAAAGAGACAAGTGAAACATGGCATAAGACGACTTGAAAAGCTGATGAAGACTGTTGCTAGTACTCAATCTGCTCTCCAAATGATCTTCAGTGAAATTCCACATGTTGAGGCTGTCGTTTTGGTTCTTGGAGCTAGTCCAATTAGGCCCAGACATGTATATGAGTTGTGTTTTTCACATGGACAGAATGTTGTCTCTGATGCTTGTGATTTCACCAGAAGTAAAGCAGCAGAAGGGATTTCAAGAAAG GTTATCAGGACACTGGTATCGAAAGGAGCTGGATCTGATTCATATGCAG GCCCTTCCAAGTTGTTCCTGCTGGTTAAAGCTCCTTCTTCATTCAATATGCCTCTGCACTTTCTTCCCAAGCGTGATTTTAGATACAACAAAAAG ATAGTGCCCCTGAGATTACGAATCAAGTGTAGAAATCAAGATCGAGTGTTTCATCCTCTAAATTGTGTCCCTTCGCCTGCAGATACTAACAACATACCGGACCCTAATTCAAATGATTTCATCTG GTTTCAGTGTCGGCATGTTATCAAGGGTTTGGCTTGTAAGACATCACCAGAAGAATGA